The Pyrenophora tritici-repentis strain M4 chromosome 10, whole genome shotgun sequence genome contains a region encoding:
- a CDS encoding Dimer-Tnp-hAT multi-domain protein, translated as MPSIPAKRKPEAAEEADTPFKRAQRTRKPTLKALLGDGSQPTQPIELPESTPDPPTEPPTQVIEPPTRAIEPPCKPVQQPEERPRRASPLPILAASQASRLTDEPAWESQLMFDKPEDSIVQPLAFSSAATEASVEEDSAVSVDFRDFEGVDWSRLKGFVAPLSTPRGKASWIFQHGWRVWKEGTHHPDELYFVCKYCHIHKLPNGVHRVTKSTTAANGHLQLDKPGHRLSKDGPILSKPLRKHGQQSLRQAALSGVKFSLEAYKTIGNFDVQEFRQAAALWLVDNNRPLREFETPAFRKMIRLANPEAEAALWRSHNSVSAFVMRLYSWLRPQVVRALAEAESKVHISFDGWTTKGGKRGFFSVVAHYANSKGAIVDLPIALPQLVGAHTGEAIADAVTKILQSFSINRSKLGYFVLDNAYNNDTAVNKLAAMYHFSASDRRLRCACHILNLVGQTIMFGRDADAYNNALENTKMEDFYMKEWRKEGPLGVYLDIINYINTPKQWSIFEDCQREAVNSMPTGASGGTREPIKPCVTRWNSYYDCFKRGVQLQQAINAYATYHIRETEQADEQAAIRGNKLPDVPRWMRSDGLTAADWAVITEYMAILQPLKFATDRLQGRGKCGRFGALYEVIPVFESVITELDARLRPYESVNHEPSEAPEDHIPINLRAARRKASNYFTKILQSPIYYAATALHPRYKTYSKRFWRDKPTQLSTAHAKFLRVWAAYKPAAAATTPTPAPKPTMSSFDDAIDAILDEDGEHTLEVEDEYDSWLKEPMWTSDQHKEGPTAVQYWLSLKPKYPHLSRLAIDVLTIPASSSDCERVFAGTGDIIEPQRRKIGAQLLAALVCLQRWTRAGFTTPSTTTAAKHTDEELTEEFAIGTWEEPPAELS; from the coding sequence atgccctctataccagcaaaacgcaagcccgaggctgccgaagaagctgatactcccttcaagcgagcacaacgtacgcgcaaacctacgctcaaagcgctgttgggtgacggcagccagccaacccagccgatagagctgccagaaagtacgccggatccgcctacagagccgcctacacaagttatcgagccgcccacacgggctattgaaccgccatgtaagcctgtacaacaacccgaggagcgccctcggcgggcatcaccactgcctattttggctgcctcacaagcctctcggctcactgatgagccagcctgggagtcgcagttaatgtttgataagccagaggactctattgtacagcctttagctttctctagcgctgccactgaggcttcggtggaggaggatagcgctgtgagcgtcgattttcgcgactttgagggcgtcgattggtcgcgattaaaggggtttgtcgcgccgctgagcactccacgaggcaaggcaagctggatttttcaacacggctggcgtgtctggaaggagggtactcaccacccagatgagttgtactttgtgtgcaagtactgtcatattcataagctacctaatggtgtacaccgagtaacgaagtcaaccactgccgccaacgggcacctccagcttgataaacctggtcatcggctcagcaaagatggtccaatcctaagcaaacctctccgcaaacatggacaacaatcacttcgtcaggcagctctaagcggtgtcaaatttagtctagaggcgtacaagactataggaaacttcgacgtacaagaatttcggcaggcagctgcgctctggctggtcgacaacaacagaccactccgcgagtttgagacgccggcttttcgcaagatgatcaggcttgctaatcctgaggcagaggcggcgttatggaggtctcataacagcgtgtcagcgttcgtgatgaggttgtacagttggctacggcctcaggtggtgcgcgcgttggctgaagccgagagcaaggtacatataagcttcgatgggtggacgacaaaaggcggcaaacgtggcttcttttctgtagttgctcactacgccaacagtaagggcgcgatagttgacctacccatcgcgctgccgcagctggtgggtgcccacactggtgaggcgatagctgacgctgtaaccaaaatcctgcaatccttcagcattaatcgcagcaaactcggctactttgtgctcgataacgcttacaataacgacaccgctgttaacaaactcgccgcgatgtaccacttttctgcctccgatcgccgcctccgctgcgcttgccacatacttaaccttgttggccaaacgattatgttcgggagggatgctgacgcgtataacaacgccctggagaacacaaagatggaggatttttacatgaaggagtggcggaaagaaggaccgcttggcgtgtatcttgatattatcaactacatcaacacgccgaagcagtggagtatttttgaagattgccaacgcgaggcagttaacagcatgcccacaggcgccagcggcggcactcgcgagccaattaagccgtgtgttacacgttggaacagctattacgactgctttaagcgcggagttcagctccaacaagctatcaacgcatacgccacgtaccacattcgcgagactgaacaggctgacgaacaggcagctattagaggaaacaagctgcctgatgtgccgcggtggatgaggtcagacggccttacggcggctgactgggcggtgattactgagtacatggcgatactgcagccgctcaagtttgctacagatcgcctccaaggccgcggcaagtgtggccgttttggcgcactctacgaggtcatcccagtatttgagagtgtgataactgagctggatgcacgccttcggccatacgaatcggtcaaccacgagccatctgaggcgcccgaagatcacatcccgatcaacctgcgagccgcgaggcgaaaagcgagcaattactttactaagatcctccaaagtcccatttactacgcagctacggcactacatccacgatataaaacatactctaagcgcttctggcgcgacaaacctacacaattgagcaccgcgcacgcgaagtttctgcgggtttgggctgcctacaagcctgccgctgctgccacaacaccaacccctgcgccaaaacctaccatgagcagctttgacgacgctatcgacgctatactagatgaggacggcgagcatacattggaggtggaggatgagtacgatagctggttaaaagagcctatgtggacgtctgatcaacacaaggagggtccaacagctgtacagtactggttatcgttgaagccgaagtatccacatctttcacgattggcgatcgacgtgttgactatacccgcctccagctctgattgtgagcgcgtttttgcgggaactggcgatataattgagccacaaaggcggaaaattggcgcgcagttactggctgctttggtgtgcttgcaacggtggactcgtgcaggttttacaacaccaagcacgacaacagcagcaaagcatactgatgaggagctcacggaagagtttgcgataggaacgtgggaagagccgcctgcagaattgtcatag
- a CDS encoding UbiH, 2-polyprenyl-6-methoxyphenol hydroxylase and related FAD-dependent oxidoreductase, translating to MSQKLDILIIGAGLSGLSAAIQCALSGHPVTVLEAAKELADIGAGLQLTPNSTRLLQRWNVFDTIRDRVCEPTTMTIINYRGKVLAREENFAANIRRKYGAPFADCHRVDLQQALAKRAKELGVTLVLNARVTNIDLGSSSGDRARVKTSEGQKFEADLIVGADGLWSSCRSTMLGRNDPPLPTGDLAYRIVLRLDQIGDQKLRDMVQNPGCRFWPGPDGHVVAFSMRGGNMYNVVLVTPDDLEEGVARVEANLDEMRKLFVGWDPVLTQLLEYVDKVDKWKLMHREEMDSWINPQNNLVLIGDSCHPMLPYLAQGANSSIEDGAVLGLLLAPEHFTDKSQLPETLQLFQSLRKARGEGIAKETFKQRRDFHLRDGPDQEKRDELMLSQLGKETKAPFPSRWTCPEVQPWLYGYDAMKEVEAATQKSKL from the exons ATGTCACAAAAGCTTGATATACTGATCATTGGTGCGGGTCTATCGGGCCTCTCTGCAGCGATACAATGCGCGCTATCAGGTCACCCAGTCACGGTGTTGGAGGCCGCCAAAGAACTTGCTGAT ATTGGCGCTGGCCTTCAATTGACGCCTAATTCTACACGTCTTCTCCAGCGATGGAATGTCTTCGACACTATCCGGGACCGGGTCTGCGAACCTACAACAATGACCATAATCAACTATCGCGGCAAGGTCCTTGCGCGCGAAGAGAACTTTGCCGCCAATATCCGCCGCAAGTATGGCGCACCGTTTGCTGACTGCCATCGCGTGGACTTGCAGCAAGCGTTGGCGAAGCGAGCCAAAGAGCTCGGCGTGACTCTTGTGTTGAACGCGCGAGTCACTAACATAGACTTGGGTTCTTCATCAGGTGATCGAGCGCGGGTGAAAACGTCCGAGGGACAGAAGTTTGAGGCTGATTTGATAGTTGGCGCCGATGGATTATGGTCCTCATGCCGATCGACCATGCTTGGACGAAACGACCCTCCGCTACCCACAGGCGATCTTGCCTATCGCATAGTCCTTAGACTCGATCAAATCGGCGATCAGAAGTTGCGGGATATGGTTCAAAATCCCGGGTGTCGATTTTGGCCAGGACCTGATGGGCACGTGGTAGCCTTCAGCATGCGCGGAGGCAACATGTACAATGTCGTCTTGGTCACGCCGGATGATCTGGAAGAAGGGGTCGCAAGAGTAGAGGCTAACTTGGACGAGATGCGGAAGCTCTTTGTGGGGTGGGATCCGGT CCTAACCCAGCTTCTTGAGTATGTGGACAAGGTAGACAAATGGAAACTGATGCACCGAGAGGAGATGGATTCGTGGATCAATCCACAAAACAATCTCGTGCTTATCGGCGACTCCTGTCACCCGATGCTACCATATCTCGCCCAAGGTGCGAACTCTTCGATTGAAGATGGCGCCGTCCTGGGCCTATTGTTGGCGCCAGAGCACTTCACGGACAAGTCACAGTTACCAGAGACATTGCAGCTCTTCCAAAGCCTGCGAAAGGCGCGAGGCGAAGGCATAGCAAAAGAGACGTTCAAGCAGCGGAGAGATTTCCATCTTCGGGATGGACCGGACCAGGAGAAACGCGACGAACTGATGCTGAGCCAGCTAGGCAAGGAAACAAAAGCCCCATTCCCAAGTCGCTGGACATGTCCCGAAGTACAGCCTTGGCTTTACGGTTACGACGCGATGAAAGAAGTAGAAGCCGCTACGCAGAAAAGCAAGTTGTAA
- a CDS encoding putative cutinase, whose protein sequence is MTVIFARGTGEMGNVGTVSGPPMFKAIRVKLGNDRVTVQGVDYAASAAGNINLGGDGGQKMADLVQLAKKQCPSTKIILSGYSQGAMVVHNAFSKGVSAGDVAGAVLFGDPLKRQAISGAEAAATFAIQAAGFA, encoded by the exons ATGACCGTCATCTTCGCACGCGGCACCGGCGAAATGGGCAACGTAGGCACCGTCTCCGGACCCCCCATGTTCAAAGCCATCCGCGTCAAACTCGGCAACGACCGTGTCACCGTTCAAGGCGTAGACTACGCCGCTTCCGCCGCTGGAAACATCAAccttggtggtgatggcGGGCAGAAGATGGCTGATTTGGTTCAGTTGGCTAAGAAGCAGTGTCCCAGCACCAAGATCATCCTTTCTGGGTATTCGCAGGGTGCTATGGTTGTGCATAATGCTTTTAGCAAGGGGGTATCTGCGGGAGATGTTGCGGGTGCTGTGTTGTTTGGGGACCCATTGAAGAGGCAGGCTATTAGTGG TGCTGAGGCTGCTGCTACGTTTGCTATCCAGGCTGCTGGTTTTGCCTAG
- a CDS encoding phosphatidylinositol-4-phosphate 5-kinase fab1 (PtdIns(4)P-5-kinase): MKIDPAVVKLLGLNPDKTNISSVGGGSSFASTSKIVSQLDDGTQKAFFMKTGSGKEAEVMFEGEHASLKAIHDVVPSLCPQSFGHGQFESQPSTSYLVTDFLHLTGRSGSKSGKAQSLAAKLAKLHTTPAPNPEGYDKPMFGFPATTCCGDTPQDNSYKESWADFYAENRLRFIVRYAEQRGRRDGEVRKLVERTASEVVPRLIGDAHLNNGKGVTPVVVHGDLWSGNASVGVIGSDKGEPEDVVYDSSACYAHSEFELGIMKMFGGFGGSFLKEYHEICPKTEPVEEYADRVKLYELYHHLNHYAMFGGSYRSGAVGIMNNLIRKYGGDG, translated from the exons ATGAAAATCGATCCAGCAGTTGTTAAGCTTCTTGGCTTGAACCCCGATAAGACAAATATTTCGTCTGTCGGAGGCGGTAGCAGCTTTGCATCAACGTCCAAGATCGTGTCGCAACTCGATGATGGTACGCAGAAGGCGTTCTTCATGAAGACGGGCAGTGGAAAGGAGGCAGAAGTCATGTTTGAAG GGGAACACGCGTCCCTCAAAGCTATCCACGACGTCGTTCCATCGCTATGTCCACAATCTTTCGGACATGGCCAATTTGAGTCGCAACCATCGACTTCATACCTCGTGACCGACTTCCTACACCTTACAGGACGGTCTGGCTCAAAGTCGGGAAAGGCACAGTCGCTAGCAGCCAAGCTGGCAAAGCTGCACACGACGCCCGCACCCAACCCAGAGGGCTACGATAAGCCCATGTTCGGCTTCCCGGCGACAACCTGTTGCGGCGATACACCCCAGGATAACAGCTATAAGGAAAGCTGGGCAGATTTCTACGCCGAGAATCGCCTTAGATTCATTGTGCGGTATGCAGAGCAGAGGGGTAGGCGGGACGGTGAGGTGCGGAAGCTAGTTGAGCGAACTGCTTCGGAAGTAGTGCCGCGACTTATTGGCGATGCGCATCTCAATAATGGAAAAGGCGTTACACCTGTTGTTGTACATGGCGACCTCTGGAGCGGAAATGCGAGTGTAGGCGTCATTGGAAGTGACAAGGGCGAGCCAGAGGATGTGGTTTACGACTCCTCGGCCTGCTACGCGCATAGCGAGTTTGAGCTCGGCATCATGAAGATGTTTGGCGGCTTCGGTGGGAGCTTTCTGAAAGAGTACCACGAAATATGTCCGAAGACGGAGCCGGTGGAAGAATATGCGGATAGAGTGAAACTGTATGAGCTATACCACCACCTCAATCACTATGCGATGTTTGGTGGAAGTTATCGCAGTGGGGCAGTTGGTATCATGAATAATCTGATCAGGAAATACGGCGGTGATGGGTGA